One Nocardia iowensis DNA window includes the following coding sequences:
- a CDS encoding DoxX family protein produces the protein MEKRGDVNAVDTEPVKTDRAAPALSTAATSTWNLATRFAFQFSFVYFIVFCLVFGLPRVYAGIFQTKLPDWTNQGLLEPLSPIMAWVGRQVFGVDVALRESGSGDQAIIWVFVFCNLVVALVAAALWAVLDRRRPNYQTLHAWFLLVIRLCLAGTMLVYGLAKAIPLQMPEPPLTALLTPYGNFTPMRVLWLQVGSSPVYEMLLGFAEVLAGVLLFLPRTATLGALLSLVSMAQVFILNMTFGVPVKILAFHLVLLSLVLLAPQARKLANVLVLQRPTGPAAQPDPFRTRRVRLIAVGLQVALGAWAILGLVPQNLKNWNESGGGAPKPPLYGIWSVSEFSQDGQPLPPLITDQNRWQRVIFDVGAMTYQKMDGSLVHAIGAVDSEAHTITVSEATTGAGPVQMVRPEPKQIATFTFTQPAPDRLRLDGQLNGHAVTLSLEQVDLDSFRLRSTEFRWVQDYPR, from the coding sequence GTGGAGAAGAGGGGCGATGTGAACGCGGTCGATACGGAGCCAGTGAAAACGGACCGCGCCGCCCCCGCGCTGAGCACCGCGGCCACCTCGACGTGGAACCTGGCGACCCGCTTCGCCTTCCAGTTCTCCTTCGTCTATTTCATCGTGTTCTGCCTGGTGTTCGGCCTGCCGCGGGTGTACGCGGGGATCTTCCAAACCAAGCTTCCGGACTGGACGAACCAGGGTTTGCTGGAGCCGCTGAGTCCGATCATGGCCTGGGTCGGGCGGCAGGTGTTCGGCGTGGACGTCGCGCTACGCGAGTCGGGTAGCGGTGACCAGGCGATCATCTGGGTCTTCGTGTTCTGCAACCTGGTGGTCGCCCTCGTGGCGGCCGCGCTGTGGGCCGTGCTGGACCGGCGGCGGCCGAACTATCAGACGCTGCATGCCTGGTTCCTGCTCGTCATCCGGCTCTGCCTAGCGGGGACGATGCTCGTGTACGGGCTGGCGAAGGCTATTCCGCTGCAGATGCCCGAGCCGCCGCTGACGGCCTTGCTCACGCCGTACGGGAACTTCACGCCGATGAGGGTCCTGTGGCTACAGGTCGGCAGCTCTCCGGTCTACGAGATGCTGCTCGGTTTCGCGGAAGTGCTTGCCGGAGTGTTGCTGTTCCTCCCGCGGACCGCCACGCTCGGTGCGCTGCTGAGTCTGGTGAGCATGGCGCAGGTGTTCATCCTGAACATGACCTTCGGTGTGCCGGTGAAGATTCTGGCATTTCACCTGGTGCTGCTGTCGCTGGTGTTGCTGGCACCGCAGGCGCGCAAGCTGGCGAATGTCCTTGTGCTGCAACGACCGACCGGTCCTGCCGCGCAACCGGATCCGTTCCGAACGCGTCGTGTCCGATTGATCGCGGTGGGCCTGCAGGTCGCGCTCGGCGCGTGGGCAATACTCGGCCTCGTCCCGCAGAATCTGAAGAACTGGAATGAATCCGGGGGCGGTGCGCCGAAACCGCCGTTGTACGGAATCTGGTCGGTGTCGGAATTCAGCCAGGACGGTCAGCCGCTTCCGCCGCTGATCACCGATCAGAATCGTTGGCAGCGGGTGATTTTCGATGTCGGCGCGATGACGTACCAGAAAATGGACGGCAGTTTGGTGCATGCGATCGGTGCGGTCGACAGCGAGGCGCACACGATCACCGTGTCGGAGGCGACCACCGGTGCGGGGCCGGTCCAAATGGTGCGGCCCGAGCCGAAACAGATCGCCACTTTCACCTTCACCCAGCCTGCGCCGGACCGGTTACGACTCGACGGTCAACTCAACGGCCACGCCGTCACGTTGTCGCTGGAGCAAGTGGACCTCGACAGCTTCCGGTTGCGCAGCACCGAGTTCCGCTGGGTCCAGGACTACCCCCGCTAG
- a CDS encoding DoxX family protein: MTRIAFRFSFTYFGLFCLIFPQFLFVYSGVLGENLPETAILGLLYQFSPVFEWVGRHVFDADVALHLDSGSGDQAIIWVFVFSVLVIALAATIAWTVSDRRRPNYQRLNAWFLLFLRLALGGQMLWYGMGKVIPTQMPLPSLTTLLTPYGDFTPITVLWSQVGTSPVYEILLGAAEVFGGLLLFLPRTATLGAMVSLVSMAQVFILNMTFDVPVKILSGHLMLISLVLLAPQARRLANILVLQRPSEPAEQPEPFRSRRVRRIAVGLQAVLGVWVLLGATQEGLQFWREGDGAPRPPLYGIWTVSEFTQDGQPLPPLTTDENRWQRVVFDVGGMAYQKMDGGLVHVVGAVDTAAHTITVSEANIVAGPVQRVSAEPTQIGTFTFAQSAPDRLRLEGQFKGHAVTVSLEQVDIDSFPLRSGGFHWVQEYPR, translated from the coding sequence TTGACCCGCATCGCATTCCGGTTCAGTTTCACCTATTTCGGCCTGTTCTGCCTGATCTTTCCGCAGTTCCTCTTCGTCTATTCCGGAGTTCTCGGCGAGAATCTTCCGGAGACGGCCATCCTTGGGCTTCTCTATCAGTTCAGTCCGGTATTCGAATGGGTCGGCCGGCACGTCTTCGATGCCGACGTTGCGCTGCACTTGGATTCGGGCAGCGGTGACCAGGCGATCATCTGGGTCTTCGTATTCAGCGTCCTGGTGATTGCCCTCGCGGCGACCATTGCGTGGACGGTATCGGACAGACGCCGCCCGAATTACCAGCGGTTGAATGCCTGGTTCCTGCTCTTCCTGCGACTGGCCTTGGGCGGGCAGATGCTCTGGTACGGGATGGGCAAGGTGATTCCGACCCAGATGCCCCTACCGTCGCTGACGACGCTGCTCACACCGTACGGAGACTTCACGCCGATAACGGTTCTTTGGTCCCAGGTGGGCACTTCCCCCGTCTACGAGATCTTGCTCGGTGCCGCGGAGGTGTTCGGCGGGCTGCTGCTCTTCCTGCCGCGGACTGCGACGCTGGGTGCGATGGTGAGCCTGGTGAGCATGGCGCAGGTGTTCATCTTGAACATGACCTTCGATGTGCCGGTGAAGATTCTCTCCGGTCATCTCATGCTGATCTCGCTGGTATTGCTCGCACCTCAGGCCCGGCGGTTGGCGAATATTCTTGTGCTGCAGCGCCCGTCGGAACCCGCCGAGCAACCCGAACCGTTCCGCTCGCGACGCGTCCGCCGGATCGCGGTAGGCCTGCAAGCTGTGCTCGGCGTCTGGGTGCTGCTCGGTGCGACCCAGGAGGGCCTGCAGTTCTGGCGTGAAGGCGACGGCGCACCGCGGCCGCCGCTGTACGGGATCTGGACGGTGTCGGAGTTCACCCAGGACGGTCAGCCGCTCCCTCCGTTGACCACTGACGAGAACCGTTGGCAGCGAGTAGTTTTCGATGTGGGTGGGATGGCGTATCAGAAGATGGACGGTGGTTTGGTCCATGTCGTCGGTGCGGTCGATACCGCGGCACATACGATCACCGTGTCGGAGGCGAACATCGTGGCGGGGCCGGTCCAGCGGGTATCGGCCGAGCCGACCCAGATCGGTACCTTCACCTTTGCCCAATCCGCGCCGGATCGGCTACGACTCGAAGGCCAATTCAAAGGACACGCGGTGACCGTATCCCTGGAGCAGGTGGATATCGATAGCTTCCCCTTGCGCAGCGGCGGCTTTCATTGGGTCCAGGAGTATCCCCGCTGA
- a CDS encoding phosphotransferase family protein translates to MADDPDPAERQQLTVSERDLDVLAEDLARWLDSKVSADHPPKVSGLSRPQSGGMSSTTILFDAEWSVDGRHESGAFVARMAPEAGSFPVFEKYDLVTQYRVMAGVAENTDVPVPELCWLEEDENPLGAPFFVMKRVDGRVPTDNPPYVFIGWLFDASPEERALLTANTVEVIAKIHDIPDPAMRFPALRGAGQSLRRHVEAQKAWYRWALADDGYEIPLLERAFAWLDEHWPADPGPDVLSWGDARPGNIIYRGFEPAAVLDWEMAALGPRELDVAWVIFIHRFFQDIATRFGQPGLPDFLRRADVVAKYEELSGHTVRDLDWYIVYAALRHGIVMARVKRRMIHFGEDTDTPDRDDYVMHRASLERLLDGTYEWD, encoded by the coding sequence ATGGCCGACGATCCGGATCCCGCCGAGCGGCAGCAGCTGACCGTCAGCGAACGTGATCTCGACGTGCTCGCCGAGGACTTGGCGCGTTGGCTGGATTCGAAGGTCTCCGCCGATCATCCGCCGAAGGTCTCCGGGCTCTCGCGGCCGCAGTCGGGCGGAATGTCGAGCACGACCATCTTGTTCGACGCCGAGTGGAGCGTGGACGGGCGGCATGAGAGCGGGGCGTTCGTCGCCAGGATGGCACCGGAGGCCGGGTCGTTCCCGGTGTTCGAGAAATACGATCTGGTCACCCAGTACAGGGTGATGGCCGGAGTCGCCGAGAACACCGACGTGCCGGTGCCGGAGCTGTGCTGGCTGGAAGAGGACGAGAATCCGCTCGGCGCACCGTTTTTCGTAATGAAGCGGGTCGACGGACGAGTGCCGACGGACAATCCGCCGTATGTCTTCATCGGCTGGCTGTTCGACGCGAGCCCGGAAGAACGCGCGCTGCTCACCGCCAACACCGTCGAAGTGATCGCGAAGATCCACGACATCCCGGACCCGGCAATGCGATTCCCGGCCTTGCGCGGTGCGGGCCAGTCGCTGCGCAGGCACGTCGAAGCCCAGAAGGCCTGGTATCGCTGGGCGCTGGCCGATGACGGTTACGAGATCCCGCTGCTGGAGCGGGCTTTCGCCTGGCTCGACGAGCATTGGCCCGCCGACCCGGGTCCGGACGTCCTCAGCTGGGGCGATGCGCGGCCGGGCAACATCATCTATCGCGGCTTCGAACCCGCCGCGGTCTTGGACTGGGAGATGGCCGCGCTGGGCCCGCGCGAACTCGATGTCGCCTGGGTGATATTCATCCACCGGTTCTTCCAGGACATCGCCACCCGATTCGGCCAACCGGGTCTGCCGGACTTTCTGCGGCGCGCCGACGTCGTCGCGAAATACGAAGAGCTGTCCGGTCATACGGTGCGCGACCTGGACTGGTACATCGTCTACGCCGCGCTGCGGCACGGCATCGTGATGGCCAGGGTGAAGCGCCGGATGATCCATTTCGGCGAGGACACCGATACCCCGGACCGGGACGACTATGTGATGCATCGAGCCAGCCTGGAACGGCTGCTCGACGGAACCTACGAATGGGATTGA
- a CDS encoding DUF7064 domain-containing protein encodes MPVPLDEYPIHQTGLSLARVASSDRNFYDRSYFNGHNRDGGTFFITGFGVYPNLGVTDAYAAVRRGDVQRTVRFSDALGDRGLDQRVGGYRIEVLEPLHRIRVICEHDDLSFDLTWAGAFPAVQEQPHLILAGNRPIIDASRFAQLGSWAGTLHVDGDDIAVDPAVWTGTRDRSWGIRPVGESEPPGRAASEPSGGFWWMYVPLRFDDFAVVIIVQEEPDGRRTLNDAVRIWPDGRTEQLGWPRITIDYRSGTRLPVGARLELTTPDGKPLEIEVTTGTNVPLHVGCGYGGDPDWQHGQWKGRDWSLSSRYDLTDPAIIARAPYGVIDHVARARCGGAEGWGLFEHASLGRHDPTGFADWNSVAP; translated from the coding sequence ATGCCAGTTCCCTTGGACGAGTATCCAATTCATCAGACCGGGCTGTCGCTGGCCCGGGTGGCCAGTAGCGACCGGAACTTCTACGACAGAAGCTATTTCAACGGCCACAACCGGGACGGCGGCACCTTCTTCATCACCGGGTTCGGGGTGTACCCGAACCTCGGGGTGACCGATGCCTACGCCGCCGTCCGGCGCGGCGACGTGCAGCGGACCGTCCGCTTCTCCGACGCGCTCGGCGATCGCGGTCTGGATCAGCGAGTCGGCGGCTACCGCATCGAGGTGCTCGAACCGCTGCACCGGATCCGGGTGATCTGCGAGCACGACGACCTGTCCTTCGACCTGACCTGGGCGGGTGCCTTCCCCGCCGTGCAGGAGCAACCGCATCTGATCCTGGCGGGCAACCGGCCGATCATCGACGCGAGCCGGTTCGCGCAGCTCGGCTCGTGGGCGGGGACGTTGCACGTCGACGGGGACGACATCGCCGTCGACCCGGCGGTGTGGACCGGTACCAGGGATCGGTCGTGGGGCATCCGGCCGGTCGGCGAGAGCGAACCGCCTGGCCGTGCGGCCAGCGAACCGTCCGGCGGCTTCTGGTGGATGTATGTGCCGCTGCGCTTCGACGATTTCGCGGTCGTGATCATCGTGCAGGAGGAGCCGGACGGCAGGCGCACGTTGAACGACGCCGTGCGGATCTGGCCGGACGGGCGCACCGAACAGCTCGGCTGGCCGCGCATCACCATCGACTACCGTTCCGGCACCAGGCTTCCCGTCGGCGCTCGGCTCGAACTGACCACGCCGGACGGCAAGCCGCTGGAGATCGAGGTGACCACGGGCACCAATGTGCCGCTGCATGTGGGTTGCGGCTACGGCGGCGATCCCGACTGGCAGCACGGGCAGTGGAAGGGCCGCGACTGGTCGTTGTCGAGCCGGTACGACCTCACCGACCCGGCCATCATCGCCCGCGCGCCCTACGGCGTCATCGACCATGTGGCCCGTGCTCGATGCGGCGGGGCCGAGGGCTGGGGTCTGTTCGAACACGCCAGCCTCGGCCGCCACGATCCCACCGGTTTCGCCGATTGGAATTCGGTCGCGCCGTAG
- a CDS encoding VOC family protein, protein MLVPVGDLTAAVEFYGNRLGLSVRFTVPERGIALFGVAAQTPGIMALVDPAAGQGTPPAMRVWFEVPDAQAAAAELHERGVDLRTAPFEVATGWSVEVSDPWGNVIGLTDYSKRPELARPAV, encoded by the coding sequence GTGCTTGTTCCCGTCGGGGATCTGACCGCGGCGGTGGAGTTCTACGGAAACCGACTCGGGCTATCGGTGCGGTTCACGGTGCCGGAGCGGGGGATCGCCTTGTTCGGCGTCGCCGCGCAGACCCCGGGAATCATGGCGCTCGTGGATCCGGCTGCGGGACAGGGCACTCCGCCCGCGATGCGGGTGTGGTTCGAGGTCCCCGACGCGCAGGCCGCGGCCGCCGAACTCCACGAGCGCGGTGTCGACCTGCGCACCGCGCCCTTCGAGGTCGCCACCGGGTGGAGTGTGGAAGTGTCCGACCCGTGGGGCAATGTGATCGGGTTGACCGACTACAGCAAGCGCCCCGAACTGGCTCGTCCCGCGGTCTGA
- a CDS encoding cobalamin biosynthesis protein, translating into MPDLVVGLGLRPDTSAERIVAAVREVLGDKKIHCFATIDRRAGESGLRAAAAELKVPIRTFTAAELDDVSVPNPDPRTAAAVGTSSVAEAAAVLAAGGGSLVVAKRTAQGVVVAAAQPIPR; encoded by the coding sequence GTGCCTGATCTGGTCGTCGGCCTCGGCTTACGCCCCGATACTTCCGCCGAACGAATTGTGGCCGCCGTGCGGGAAGTACTCGGCGACAAGAAGATCCACTGCTTCGCGACCATCGACCGCCGGGCGGGCGAATCAGGTCTTCGCGCCGCGGCGGCCGAACTGAAGGTGCCGATTCGGACCTTCACCGCCGCAGAACTCGACGACGTCTCGGTGCCGAACCCGGACCCGCGAACAGCGGCCGCAGTCGGTACGTCGAGTGTCGCGGAGGCGGCCGCCGTCCTCGCGGCCGGAGGCGGCTCCCTGGTGGTCGCGAAACGTACCGCCCAAGGAGTAGTTGTCGCTGCGGCACAACCCATCCCGCGCTGA
- a CDS encoding cobyrinate a,c-diamide synthase gives MTAGVPAVVIAAPASGSGKTTVATGLIGALRRVGHRVAPFKVGPDYIDPGYHGLAAGRPGRNLDPVLVGAERVVPLYQHGARDCDVAVVEGVMGLFDGRIDENHAGPVAEGSTAQVASLLGAPVVLVVDARGHSQSLAALLHGFATFDSGIRLGGVILNRVGSERHDQVLRAACDRVGLPVLGSMPRMTELEVPSRHLGLIPAVEHGTAATAAVAAMTDLVAAHVDLHAIAALARSTAAGPPWDPVAAVREAAVADRPLIAMAGGPAFTFGYAEHRELLTAAGAEVVVFDPLRDDLPSGTSGLVLPGGFPEEHAAALAANSALLTAVAEQARCGLPVHAECAGLLYLTRSLDGYPMAGVIDADAEFGPRLTLGYRDAVALTDSPLWRAGERVRGHEFHRTRLTTASTDIPAWGWHGSDGARVREGALVHRVHASYLHTHPAGNPEATGRFVAAAAEFAGAHASH, from the coding sequence ATGACCGCCGGTGTGCCTGCTGTGGTGATTGCCGCGCCCGCATCCGGGAGCGGAAAGACCACGGTGGCGACGGGGTTGATCGGGGCGTTGCGGCGGGTCGGGCATCGGGTCGCGCCGTTCAAGGTCGGGCCGGATTACATCGATCCGGGGTATCACGGGCTGGCCGCGGGGCGGCCGGGGCGCAACCTCGATCCGGTGCTCGTCGGCGCGGAACGTGTTGTGCCGCTGTACCAGCACGGTGCGCGGGACTGCGATGTCGCGGTGGTCGAGGGTGTGATGGGGCTGTTCGACGGCCGCATCGATGAGAACCATGCCGGACCGGTCGCCGAAGGGTCTACCGCGCAGGTCGCGAGTTTGCTCGGCGCGCCCGTCGTGCTGGTGGTCGACGCCAGGGGACACAGCCAGAGTTTGGCCGCATTGCTGCACGGCTTCGCCACTTTCGACAGTGGGATCCGGCTCGGCGGGGTGATCCTGAACCGGGTCGGGAGCGAACGGCACGATCAGGTATTGCGTGCGGCCTGCGACCGCGTCGGGCTCCCGGTACTCGGCTCGATGCCACGCATGACCGAATTGGAGGTGCCGTCACGGCATCTCGGGCTGATACCCGCCGTCGAGCACGGCACCGCCGCCACCGCCGCAGTAGCCGCGATGACGGATCTTGTTGCCGCGCATGTGGATCTGCACGCCATCGCAGCGCTGGCCCGCTCGACCGCCGCCGGTCCGCCCTGGGACCCGGTCGCGGCTGTCCGCGAAGCAGCCGTCGCGGACCGCCCGCTGATCGCCATGGCGGGCGGTCCCGCCTTCACCTTCGGTTACGCAGAGCACCGCGAACTGTTGACGGCGGCTGGTGCGGAAGTGGTGGTCTTCGATCCGCTGCGAGACGACTTACCCAGCGGAACATCAGGTTTGGTGTTGCCCGGCGGGTTCCCGGAAGAGCACGCCGCGGCGTTGGCGGCGAACTCCGCGCTGCTGACCGCGGTGGCCGAGCAGGCCAGGTGCGGACTGCCGGTACACGCGGAATGCGCGGGATTGCTCTATTTGACGCGCTCACTCGACGGATATCCCATGGCCGGAGTAATCGACGCCGACGCCGAGTTCGGCCCACGCCTGACCCTCGGCTACCGAGACGCGGTGGCGCTGACCGACTCTCCGCTGTGGCGAGCGGGGGAGCGTGTGCGTGGGCACGAATTCCATCGGACCCGCCTGACGACGGCGTCCACGGACATCCCGGCATGGGGGTGGCACGGCAGCGACGGCGCACGCGTCAGGGAGGGCGCGCTCGTCCACCGTGTCCACGCCTCTTACCTACACACCCATCCCGCCGGAAATCCCGAAGCCACCGGCCGTTTCGTCGCGGCAGCGGCAGAATTCGCTGGTGCTCATGCGAGTCACTGA
- the cobO gene encoding cob(I)yrinic acid a,c-diamide adenosyltransferase: protein MPKGVPETVPDDGLTTRQRRNQPVLAVHTGPGKGKSTAAFGMALRAWNQGFDVAVFQFVKSAKWKVGEEAAFRTLGRLHEETGAGGAVEWHKMGEGWSWTRKPGTDEDHAAAALAGWQEIARRLHAEQHRFYVLDEFTYPLKWGWVDLDEVVDTLTTRPGNQHVVITGRDAPRALIDAADLVTEMTKLKHPMDAGRKGQRGIEW, encoded by the coding sequence ATGCCTAAGGGCGTTCCGGAGACCGTGCCCGATGATGGGCTCACCACGCGGCAGCGGCGCAATCAGCCGGTACTCGCGGTGCATACGGGGCCGGGCAAGGGCAAGTCGACGGCGGCGTTCGGAATGGCGTTGCGGGCTTGGAACCAAGGTTTCGATGTGGCGGTGTTCCAGTTCGTGAAGAGCGCGAAGTGGAAGGTGGGGGAGGAGGCGGCTTTTCGCACCCTCGGCAGGTTGCACGAGGAAACCGGCGCGGGCGGCGCGGTCGAGTGGCACAAGATGGGCGAAGGCTGGTCCTGGACCCGCAAACCGGGCACCGACGAGGACCACGCCGCCGCCGCGCTCGCGGGCTGGCAGGAAATCGCCCGCCGCCTGCACGCCGAACAACACCGCTTCTACGTCCTCGACGAATTCACCTACCCCCTCAAATGGGGCTGGGTCGACCTCGACGAGGTCGTGGACACCCTGACCACCCGCCCCGGCAACCAGCACGTCGTCATCACCGGCCGCGATGCCCCCCGAGCGCTGATCGACGCCGCCGACCTGGTCACCGAAATGACCAAGCTCAAACACCCCATGGACGCGGGCCGCAAAGGCCAGCGAGGCATCGAATGGTGA
- a CDS encoding VWA domain-containing protein: MSHAETAPSSHSLTGSRTRPADAEAGFPFSAVVGQERLQLALILCAVHPGIGGVLVRGEKGTAKSTVVRALAQLLPPVVDETGARPARLVELPVGATEDRVVGSLDLERVLRDGEQAFRPGLLAAAHHGVLYVDEVNLLHDHLVDVLLDAAAMGRVHIERDGVSHSHPARFVLVGTMNPEEGELRPQLLDRFGLTVDVAASRNVDVRMAVVRRRLDYEADPAGFADRYAAADRAVAERILGARDRVAQVLLDDAELRRIAALCAAFDVDGMRADLVVARTATAHAAWRGADAVTEEDVRIAAELALPHRRRRDPFDEPGISEDQLDDAMRDAAEEVAREAESSGDADQQRDQSPGDTDQFEPDQDQPSEGADEPSRADRSATDAEDFDADQAPSSPRSDTDPDDDPDSPPDGPGGGRSPNAREGRSGAPVSAAATPPRWEVPGIGEGAPGRRSRAESRHGRVVRPNSDTATGLHLLGTIFAAAPHQRSRGRGDGPLKLVAEDLRGAYREGREGNLVVFVVDASGSMAARDRLSAVTGAVVALLRDAYQRRDKVAVVTVRGQDAELVLPPTSSVDIAVRRLSGMRTGGKTPLAAGLLKAREIVRRERVRDPRRRPMLVLLTDGRATGGVDPVPRARAAATLLANDAVTSIVVDCERGMIRLGLAAELARELRGGYLRLAELTGDSVADVVRAGAGRPGGGSVVRAA; the protein is encoded by the coding sequence CTGTCCCATGCCGAAACCGCGCCGTCGTCCCACTCGCTGACCGGATCACGTACCCGTCCGGCCGACGCCGAGGCGGGTTTTCCGTTCTCCGCCGTAGTCGGTCAGGAGCGCCTGCAACTGGCGCTGATTCTGTGCGCGGTGCATCCCGGTATCGGCGGTGTGCTGGTGCGCGGCGAGAAGGGCACCGCGAAATCGACCGTGGTGCGCGCGCTGGCGCAATTGCTGCCGCCGGTGGTGGACGAGACCGGGGCGCGGCCAGCGCGACTGGTGGAACTGCCCGTCGGCGCCACCGAAGACCGTGTCGTCGGCTCGCTGGACCTCGAACGGGTGCTGCGCGACGGCGAGCAGGCATTCCGGCCCGGTCTGCTGGCCGCCGCGCACCACGGCGTGCTCTATGTGGACGAGGTCAACCTGCTGCACGACCACCTGGTCGACGTGCTGCTCGACGCGGCGGCGATGGGACGGGTGCACATCGAGCGCGACGGCGTCTCGCATTCGCATCCGGCGCGATTCGTGCTCGTCGGCACGATGAATCCGGAGGAGGGCGAGCTGCGTCCGCAATTGCTGGACCGGTTCGGGCTCACCGTCGATGTGGCGGCCTCGCGGAATGTGGACGTGCGGATGGCGGTGGTGCGCCGTCGGCTCGACTACGAAGCCGATCCGGCCGGGTTCGCCGACCGCTACGCCGCCGCCGACCGGGCGGTGGCCGAGCGCATCCTCGGCGCTCGTGATCGGGTCGCGCAGGTGCTGCTCGATGATGCGGAGCTGCGCCGAATTGCCGCGCTGTGCGCCGCATTCGACGTGGATGGGATGCGGGCGGACCTGGTGGTCGCGCGGACCGCGACGGCGCACGCCGCGTGGCGTGGGGCGGACGCGGTCACCGAGGAGGACGTGCGCATCGCGGCCGAACTCGCACTGCCGCATCGGCGTCGGCGCGATCCGTTCGACGAGCCGGGCATCAGTGAGGACCAACTCGACGACGCGATGCGGGATGCCGCCGAGGAAGTGGCTCGCGAGGCCGAATCGAGTGGGGACGCCGACCAGCAGCGAGACCAGTCACCTGGGGACACAGATCAATTCGAACCGGACCAGGACCAGCCGTCCGAGGGCGCGGACGAGCCGAGCCGTGCTGACCGATCGGCAACCGACGCCGAAGACTTCGACGCCGATCAGGCACCTTCGTCGCCGCGCAGCGATACCGACCCGGACGACGACCCGGATTCCCCGCCCGACGGCCCCGGTGGCGGCCGGTCACCGAATGCTCGCGAAGGCCGAAGTGGCGCACCGGTTTCCGCCGCCGCCACCCCGCCGCGCTGGGAAGTGCCCGGCATCGGCGAAGGCGCCCCGGGCCGCCGCTCCCGAGCGGAGTCCCGGCACGGTCGGGTCGTTCGCCCCAACTCCGACACCGCCACCGGCCTGCACCTGCTCGGCACCATTTTCGCCGCCGCACCGCATCAGCGTTCCCGCGGTCGCGGCGACGGTCCGCTGAAGCTGGTCGCCGAGGATCTGCGGGGCGCGTATCGCGAAGGGCGGGAAGGCAATCTGGTCGTTTTCGTGGTCGACGCCTCCGGCTCGATGGCGGCCAGGGATCGGCTGTCCGCGGTCACCGGCGCCGTCGTCGCCCTGCTGCGCGACGCCTACCAGCGCCGCGACAAGGTCGCCGTCGTCACCGTGCGCGGCCAGGACGCCGAACTGGTTCTGCCGCCGACCTCGTCGGTCGATATCGCGGTGCGCCGCCTGTCGGGCATGCGCACCGGCGGCAAGACCCCGCTCGCCGCGGGTCTGCTGAAGGCCAGGGAGATCGTGCGGCGCGAGCGGGTCCGTGACCCGCGCCGTCGCCCGATGCTGGTGCTGCTCACCGACGGTCGCGCCACCGGCGGCGTCGACCCGGTCCCGCGGGCCAGGGCCGCTGCCACGCTGCTCGCGAACGACGCGGTCACCTCGATCGTGGTCGACTGCGAACGCGGCATGATCCGCCTCGGCCTGGCCGCCGAGCTGGCCCGTGAACTCCGCGGGGGATATCTGAGATTGGCTGAACTGACCGGAGATTCGGTCGCCGACGTGGTGCGTGCCGGTGCCGGGCGACCCGGTGGCGGTTCCGTGGTGCGCGCGGCGTGA
- a CDS encoding GNAT family N-acetyltransferase has product MMSTVALKRSWALDLDNATLYQLLKLRVEVFVVEQKCAYPELDGLDLLPETRHFWLDDEGEVIATLRLLEEHQDGVKNFRIGRLCTAVPARGHGYTTRLLQAALAEVGEATVRLNAQTYLVDMYAKHGFKPDGEEFEDDGILHIPMRKG; this is encoded by the coding sequence ATGATGTCAACGGTTGCTCTCAAACGGTCATGGGCGTTGGATCTGGACAACGCCACCCTCTATCAGCTGTTGAAACTTCGCGTCGAAGTCTTTGTCGTCGAGCAGAAGTGCGCGTATCCGGAATTGGACGGGCTGGACCTGTTGCCGGAGACCCGGCACTTCTGGCTCGATGACGAGGGCGAGGTGATCGCGACGCTGCGATTGCTCGAGGAGCACCAGGACGGTGTGAAGAATTTCCGCATCGGCAGGCTCTGCACCGCCGTCCCGGCGCGCGGCCACGGCTACACCACGCGCCTGCTGCAGGCCGCGCTGGCGGAGGTCGGCGAGGCGACCGTGCGGTTGAACGCGCAGACCTATCTGGTCGACATGTACGCCAAGCACGGGTTCAAGCCGGACGGCGAGGAATTCGAGGACGACGGGATCCTGCACATTCCCATGCGCAAGGGGTGA